One segment of Thermoanaerobacter kivui DNA contains the following:
- a CDS encoding AI-2E family transporter, with amino-acid sequence MQSRKIYVFFSIVVLIVAFYFFIKNWVSIKEILSPFFVSALIAYLLNPFVKFFTSKGFSVSFSIFVVFLIVTLGILFFSFFIVPLLVSEFIALLKMIPFYAEEIQTFLMQLKFNYLSYLPPQFERVLDKNLGSLNTAFASQIDSAFKSAMTLLKDLVDIIVIPIVTFYLLKDKDVFKKEIERLVPQKYSFKFFNILRKIDKILSKYIRAQIYISIFVAIFTMIGLSLIKVKYAFLIGLLAGILNIIPYVGPILSVIPAVLIGLLDSLTKGFWALIICLVVQQIENAFITPKVMSDSVGLHPVTVIFSLIAGEELFGIWGLLLSVPIVAMIKAIIIEIFIEK; translated from the coding sequence ATGCAAAGCAGAAAAATATATGTGTTTTTTTCAATTGTTGTTTTGATAGTTGCATTTTATTTTTTTATAAAAAATTGGGTGAGTATTAAAGAGATACTTTCCCCTTTTTTTGTTTCTGCTTTGATTGCATATTTGTTAAATCCCTTTGTAAAATTTTTCACTTCAAAGGGTTTTTCTGTTTCATTTTCTATTTTTGTAGTGTTTTTAATAGTGACATTAGGAATATTATTTTTTTCTTTTTTCATAGTTCCATTGTTGGTAAGTGAGTTCATTGCCCTTTTAAAGATGATACCTTTTTATGCGGAAGAGATACAAACGTTTTTAATGCAGCTAAAATTTAATTATTTATCCTATCTTCCACCTCAATTTGAAAGAGTTTTAGATAAAAATTTGGGGAGTTTAAACACTGCTTTTGCTTCTCAGATAGATTCTGCTTTCAAATCAGCTATGACATTATTAAAAGATTTAGTGGATATAATAGTTATACCAATTGTAACTTTTTATCTTCTAAAAGATAAGGATGTTTTTAAAAAAGAGATAGAAAGGTTAGTGCCACAAAAATATTCTTTTAAATTTTTTAACATATTAAGGAAAATAGATAAAATTTTAAGCAAATACATACGGGCACAAATTTACATTTCCATCTTTGTAGCTATTTTTACCATGATAGGGCTTTCCTTGATTAAAGTCAAATATGCCTTTTTAATAGGTTTATTAGCTGGTATATTAAATATAATTCCTTACGTAGGACCTATATTATCAGTTATTCCTGCAGTTTTAATAGGTTTATTGGATTCTTTAACTAAAGGTTTTTGGGCATTAATTATATGTCTTGTTGTTCAGCAGATAGAAAATGCTTTTATCACTCCTAAGGTAATGAGTGATAGCGTTGGCCTTCATCCTGTTACCGTAATTTTTTCATTAATTGCAGGAGAAGAACTTTTTGGTATTTGGGGACTTTTGCTATCTGTGCCTATCGTGGCGATGATTAAAGCCATCATAATCGAGATTTTTATTGAGAAATAA